In Ensifer sp. PDNC004, the sequence TCCTGATCATGAGCCTGATCTCCGTCGTCTTCCTGCGCTGGCTGGAAGAACGCTACGCCCGAGTGGAGGAGCGCTGATGCAGACGTTCGACCTTACTCTCGCCTCGCGCATGCCGAAGCTGGATGAGCGTCCGCTCGAAAAGCGCGTCGGGCTGATCATCCTTGCGACCGACCACACCACGGAAGTAGACTTTCAGCGTATGGTGGCAAGCGAGCGGATCGGCGTCTACACAACGCGCATTCCTTACGCAAACCCGGTGACGCCGGAAAACCTGCGCGCCATGCAGCCCTCGCTGACCTCAGCGGCCACGCTGATCCTGCCGGACGAGCCCCTCGACGTCGTCATGTATTCCTGCACCTCCGCCTCCGTCGTCATCGGCGACGCGGAAGTGGAAGCGGCCGTGCGCGCCGCCAAACCGAGTGCCGCCGTCGTCACGCCGACTGCGGCGGCCGTCTCTGGTCTCAAGGCGTTCGGCGCCAAGCGCATTTCGGTGCTCACGCCCTATACGATCGAGACCAGCAAGCCGATGGCCGACTATTTCCTGTCCCTCGGCTTCGACATCGCCCGTTTCACATGCCTTGGTCTTAACGACGACCGGGAGATGGCGCGCATTTCTCCGGACGAAATCGTTGCCTTCGCGAGACAAGCGACTGCACCCGATAGCGACGCACTCTTCATATCCTGCACGGCTGTGCGCGCGGCAAGCGTCGCGGCAGAGATCGAGGCCATCATCGGCAAGCCTGTCGTTACCAGCAACCTCGCCACCGCCTGGGCGTGCCTGCGGCTCTGCGGCAATGAAGCCGCGCGGCCGGAACTCGGCCGCCTCATGACGCTTGCCTATTCGGACCGGTAGCGATGTCGAACCTTGCCGTAACATTGGCGGAAATCGAACAGGCGGCCCGGCGCATCGACGGTCGGGTCTTGAATACGCCTCTCGTACCTTCCGCGTCGCTCTCCGAACGCTGCGGTGTGCTTGTCGGCCTCAAGCTCGAACACCACCAGACGACGGGCAGCTTCAAGCTCCGCGGCGCCACGAATGCCGTGCTCTCGCTGACGCCTGAGGAGCGGGCAAGGGGCGTCGTCGCTGCCTCGACCGGCAATCATGGTCGGGCGCTCGCCCATGCCGCCAGGACTGAAGGTTCGATTGCGACAATCTGCATGTCCAGGCTTGTGCCCGACAACAAGGTGTCGGAGATCCGCAGGCTCGGCGCCAATGTCCGGATCGTCGGAAAATCGCAGGACGAGGCGCAGCTTGAGGTGGATCGCCTGGTTGCTGAAGACGGTCTCGTCATGGTGGCACCGTTCGATAACCGGGCTGTCGTTGCCGGCCAGGGCACGCTCGGGCTGGAGATCCTTGAAGCGATGCCGGACGTGGCGACGGTGCTTGTGCCGCTTTCGGGCGGTGGGCTTGCGGCGGGTGTCGCCGCGGCGGTGAAAGGGCGGTCACCGAAGACCCGCGTCATCGGCCTCACCATGGAGCGAGGTGCTGCGATGAAGGCCAGTCTCGACGCCGGAGGGCCCGTTGCCGTCGAGGAGGTGGCGAGCCTTGCCGACTCCCTCGGTGGCGGCATCGGCCTCGATAACGCCGTGACCTTCGAAATGTGCCGGGCACTGCTCGACGACGTGATCCTGCTTTCCGAAGACGAGATCGCCGTCGGAATGCGGCATGCGTATTCCCAGGAGCGCGAGGTGATCGAGGGGGCAGGGGCGGTCGGCATCGCAGCTCTGCTTTCCCGCCGGCTTGGCGGGCTGGATCGGCCGGTGGCAGTTATCCTCTCCGGCCGCAATGTCGACATGGACCTGCATCGGCGGGTCATCAATGGCGGGGTCGATCCGCTGGCGGAGGCAGCGGCATGACCACGATGAAGATTCTCACCGAGGCAGAACTGAGGCGCATCGTTCCGCTCGATCTTGAAGCGATTGCCTGTGTGGAAGACGCGTTCCGCGCGCTTGCTACCAAGGCGGTCGGCATGCCGCCGATCCTGAGGCTCGACATTCCCGAAGCGCGCGGTGAGGTGGACGTGAAGACGGCTTACGTGCCCGGCCTCGATGGTTTCGCCATCAAGATCAGTCCTGGCTTCTTCAATAACCCGAAGATCGGCCTGCCGAGCACCAACGGCCTGATGGTGCTGCTTTCGACGAAGACCGGCCTGGTGCAGGCCGTGCTGCTCGACAACGGTTACCTGACGGATGTGCGCACAGCGGCCGCCGGCGCCGTCGCGGCTCGGCAGCTTTCGCGCCCGGATGCCACGGTCGCCGCCATCTTCGGCGCCGGCATGCAGGCAAGGTTGCAACTCGAGGCCTTAAGCCTCGTGCGGCCGATCCGCGAAGCGCGCATCTGGGCAAGAGACGTTGCAAAAGCAAAGGCCGCCGCAGCGGACATGACGGTGAAGCTCGGCTTTCCGGTTCGTGCCGAGGCCGACGGCCGCGCCGCTGTCGATGGCGCCGACATCATCGTCACCACCACGCCGTCCGAAACACCGGTGCTTCGGGCCGACTGGCTCCAGCCTGGCCAGCATGTCACGGCCATGGGGTCGGACGCCGAGCACAAAAACGAGATCGAGCCCGCCATTGTCGCCGGCGTCGGCCTCTACGTCGCCGACAGCCTCAAGCAGACGCGCAGGCTCGGCGAACTCCACCATGCCATCGAAGCGGGCCTCGTGACGGAGGGCACGATCTTCCCCGAACTCGGCGAGATAATCGCCGGGCGCAAGCCGGGCCGTAGCAGCCCCGAGCAGATCACCGTGGCGGACCTGACCGGCACGGGCATTCAGGACACGGCCATCGCAACGCTTGCTGCCGCCCGCGCCGCTGCGACGGGCACGGGCACGATCTTCGAGAGTTGAGACCGGCTTTTCGCCGGGTATAGAGGAAAAACCGATGAAACAAGCGAACCTGAAGTTCTCACTTCCGGAGTATGAAACGCGTCTTCAAAAAACGCGGAAAGCCATGGAGGCCAAGGGCATCGACGTGCTGATCGTCAGCGATCCGTCGAACATGAACTGGCTGACCGGCTATGACGGCTGGTCCTTCTACGTGCACCAATGTGTCGTCGTGCCGCCGACGGGCGAACCGATCTGGTACGGCCGCGGCCAGGATGCCAACGGCGCCAAGTTCACCGCCTACCTCAAGCATGAAAACATCATCGGCTATCCGGACCACTATGTGCAGTCCACCGAGCGCCACCCGATGGATTACCTTGCGGCCAAGCTTGCCGAACGCGGCCTCGACAAGCTGACGATCGGCGTGGAGATGGACAATTACTGGTTCTCCGCCGCCGCCTTCGCGTCGCTTGTGAAGCACCTGCCGAACGCCCGCTTCGTCGACGCGACCGCCCTCGTAAATTGGCAGCGCGCGGTCAAGAGCGAGGCGGAAATCGGCTACATGCGCAACGCCGCAAGGATCGTCGAAAAGATGCATGAGCGCATCTTCGACAAGATCGAGGTCGGCATCCGCAAATGCGATCTGGTCGCGGAAATCTATGATGCCGGAACCCGTGGCGTCGACGGCATCGGCGGCGACTACCCGGCAATCGTGCCGCTGTTACCCTCGGGCGTGGAGGCTTCTGCGCCACACCTGACCTGGGACGACCGGCCGATGAAGACAGGCGAGGGCACCTTCTTCGAGATTGCCGGCTGCTATCACCGTTACCACGTGCCGCTCTCGCGCACCGTCTTCCTCGGCAAACCGACGCAGGCCTTCATCGACGCGGAAAAGGCCACGCTGGAGGGCATGGAGGCAGGCCTCGA encodes:
- the eutA gene encoding ectoine utilization protein EutA — translated: MQTFDLTLASRMPKLDERPLEKRVGLIILATDHTTEVDFQRMVASERIGVYTTRIPYANPVTPENLRAMQPSLTSAATLILPDEPLDVVMYSCTSASVVIGDAEVEAAVRAAKPSAAVVTPTAAAVSGLKAFGAKRISVLTPYTIETSKPMADYFLSLGFDIARFTCLGLNDDREMARISPDEIVAFARQATAPDSDALFISCTAVRAASVAAEIEAIIGKPVVTSNLATAWACLRLCGNEAARPELGRLMTLAYSDR
- the eutB gene encoding hydroxyectoine utilization dehydratase EutB — encoded protein: MSNLAVTLAEIEQAARRIDGRVLNTPLVPSASLSERCGVLVGLKLEHHQTTGSFKLRGATNAVLSLTPEERARGVVAASTGNHGRALAHAARTEGSIATICMSRLVPDNKVSEIRRLGANVRIVGKSQDEAQLEVDRLVAEDGLVMVAPFDNRAVVAGQGTLGLEILEAMPDVATVLVPLSGGGLAAGVAAAVKGRSPKTRVIGLTMERGAAMKASLDAGGPVAVEEVASLADSLGGGIGLDNAVTFEMCRALLDDVILLSEDEIAVGMRHAYSQEREVIEGAGAVGIAALLSRRLGGLDRPVAVILSGRNVDMDLHRRVINGGVDPLAEAAA
- the eutC gene encoding ectoine utilization protein EutC, with protein sequence MTTMKILTEAELRRIVPLDLEAIACVEDAFRALATKAVGMPPILRLDIPEARGEVDVKTAYVPGLDGFAIKISPGFFNNPKIGLPSTNGLMVLLSTKTGLVQAVLLDNGYLTDVRTAAAGAVAARQLSRPDATVAAIFGAGMQARLQLEALSLVRPIREARIWARDVAKAKAAAADMTVKLGFPVRAEADGRAAVDGADIIVTTTPSETPVLRADWLQPGQHVTAMGSDAEHKNEIEPAIVAGVGLYVADSLKQTRRLGELHHAIEAGLVTEGTIFPELGEIIAGRKPGRSSPEQITVADLTGTGIQDTAIATLAAARAAATGTGTIFES
- the doeA gene encoding ectoine hydrolase DoeA (DoeA (degradation of ectoine A) is also called EutD (ectoine utilization D).), translated to MKQANLKFSLPEYETRLQKTRKAMEAKGIDVLIVSDPSNMNWLTGYDGWSFYVHQCVVVPPTGEPIWYGRGQDANGAKFTAYLKHENIIGYPDHYVQSTERHPMDYLAAKLAERGLDKLTIGVEMDNYWFSAAAFASLVKHLPNARFVDATALVNWQRAVKSEAEIGYMRNAARIVEKMHERIFDKIEVGIRKCDLVAEIYDAGTRGVDGIGGDYPAIVPLLPSGVEASAPHLTWDDRPMKTGEGTFFEIAGCYHRYHVPLSRTVFLGKPTQAFIDAEKATLEGMEAGLEKARPGNTCEDIANAFFAVLKKYGIVKDNRTGYGIGVSYPPDWGERTMSLRPGDRSELKPGMTFHFMTGLWLEDMGFETTESILITDSGVECLANVPRKLFVKD